In one Terriglobia bacterium genomic region, the following are encoded:
- a CDS encoding adenosine kinase, with amino-acid sequence MKEFKLCGLGNAIVDIFLEVSDTEFASLGFQRGGMQLVDLQEQKVLLERYQKHEPKLVSGGSVANSTIAFSQLGGDAAFIGCVGDDRYGLFYSSEFEELDIEIGNPVIVNESTGTCLCLITPDAERTMRTCLAVSGHLAAKHVDEERIASSEWLFIEGYLFANPDTGQTAVRQAIQVAKKHGTKIAITCSDAFVVHVFGDALREALKQADLFFCNEGEACAVADAKTAEEAFKKLKGTLPSLVVTNGPHGAYIRHDGVDAHVPSFPSEPKDLTGAGDMFAGAFLYGITHGVPPQKAARAAGFLSHKVISQVGARLHHGTRQFWDEVLR; translated from the coding sequence GAGTTCGCTTCCCTCGGTTTTCAGCGCGGGGGCATGCAACTCGTCGATCTGCAGGAGCAGAAGGTTCTGCTGGAGCGCTATCAGAAACACGAGCCCAAACTGGTCAGCGGCGGATCGGTGGCAAACTCCACGATCGCTTTCTCACAGCTGGGCGGCGATGCGGCTTTCATCGGCTGCGTCGGAGACGACCGCTACGGACTTTTCTATTCGAGCGAGTTCGAAGAGCTCGACATCGAGATCGGGAATCCGGTTATCGTGAACGAGTCCACCGGCACCTGTCTCTGCCTGATCACGCCCGACGCCGAGCGCACCATGCGAACCTGCCTCGCAGTTTCCGGGCATCTCGCCGCGAAACACGTCGATGAGGAGCGCATCGCCAGTTCCGAGTGGCTGTTCATCGAGGGCTATCTGTTCGCCAATCCGGATACCGGCCAGACTGCGGTCCGCCAGGCCATTCAAGTCGCGAAAAAACACGGGACCAAAATCGCCATCACGTGCTCGGACGCTTTCGTCGTTCATGTCTTCGGCGACGCGCTGCGCGAGGCATTGAAGCAGGCCGACCTTTTCTTCTGCAATGAAGGCGAAGCCTGCGCGGTGGCGGACGCCAAAACCGCGGAAGAGGCTTTCAAGAAACTGAAAGGCACGCTTCCCTCGCTGGTCGTGACGAATGGCCCGCACGGCGCCTACATCCGGCACGACGGCGTCGATGCCCATGTCCCGTCGTTCCCGAGCGAGCCGAAAGACCTGACCGGCGCGGGCGACATGTTCGCCGGCGCGTTCTTATACGGCATTACGCATGGCGTGCCGCCGCAAAAGGCCGCGCGGGCCGCGGGTTTTCTGTCGCATAAGGTGATCAGCCAGGTCGGCGCCCGGCTGCACCACGGGACGCGGCAGTTCTGGGATGAAGTCCTCAGATAG
- a CDS encoding aldolase/citrate lyase family protein translates to MSRTILLATLCTLLGIVAFGFQAPQAPAPNADPYANNAAAGATQFPLAAPAGKDSNARNIAPAGAVNQGAFDASTWKYGTAFNAPPNSRIWNPVKLKMMQGGKVTGGTLFNSTDPAVYCAMANAGYDFIWTEMQHDARDWSSVARMWRTCPNAKAVPGVRVAYTDEREIQHALDAGALVLVVPTIDSLQEAIDARNWAYFPPLGRRSNGGGQAFDGNMWGGVPGGYRNTINDNIVLILMIETLDGLKDADAIAKVPGVTAVFAASGDLGNFSGYRQGTPDYERAINIVHDAAIKAGVRLCGPFAWRDRPDFTCFQAGSETAAIAKGVAAELGPLANTQPKPEVGPFAKRP, encoded by the coding sequence ATGAGTCGAACAATCCTGTTGGCGACACTTTGCACACTCCTGGGCATAGTCGCGTTTGGCTTTCAAGCGCCACAGGCGCCCGCCCCCAACGCGGATCCTTACGCCAACAACGCCGCCGCCGGTGCGACACAGTTTCCTTTGGCAGCTCCTGCGGGCAAGGACAGTAACGCGCGCAACATAGCGCCGGCGGGAGCCGTCAATCAGGGCGCCTTCGATGCCTCGACCTGGAAATACGGCACCGCGTTCAACGCGCCGCCGAATTCGAGGATCTGGAATCCGGTGAAGCTCAAGATGATGCAGGGCGGCAAAGTCACCGGCGGAACGCTCTTCAACTCCACCGACCCGGCCGTCTATTGCGCGATGGCGAATGCGGGCTACGACTTCATCTGGACCGAAATGCAACACGACGCGCGCGACTGGTCATCGGTCGCAAGAATGTGGCGGACCTGCCCGAACGCCAAGGCGGTTCCCGGCGTTCGCGTCGCCTATACCGACGAGCGTGAAATCCAGCACGCGCTGGACGCCGGCGCCCTTGTCCTGGTGGTTCCGACGATCGACAGTCTGCAGGAAGCGATCGATGCCCGCAACTGGGCGTACTTCCCGCCGCTCGGGCGCCGCAGCAACGGCGGCGGCCAGGCCTTCGACGGCAATATGTGGGGCGGCGTTCCCGGCGGATACCGCAACACGATCAATGATAATATCGTCCTGATCCTGATGATCGAAACCCTCGACGGCTTGAAAGACGCGGACGCGATCGCAAAGGTTCCCGGTGTGACGGCTGTCTTCGCCGCCAGCGGCGATCTCGGCAATTTCTCCGGCTATCGCCAGGGAACGCCGGATTACGAGCGCGCGATCAACATCGTCCACGATGCCGCGATCAAAGCGGGCGTCCGATTGTGCGGGCCTTTCGCATGGCGCGATCGTCCCGACTTCACCTGCTTCCAGGCCGGCAGCGAAACCGCAGCGATCGCCAAGGGCGTTGCTGCCGAACTGGGACCGCTGGCGAATACGCAGCCGAAACCGGAAGTCGGACCGTTCGCGAAAAGACCATAA